The Pelodiscus sinensis isolate JC-2024 chromosome 30, ASM4963464v1, whole genome shotgun sequence genome has a window encoding:
- the LOC142821303 gene encoding olfactory receptor 2A7-like → MEKVEGRNQTLITEFILLGFGEGPELRPFLFFVFLIIYFVTLTGNLLIMALVVADHHLHTPMYFFLWNLAFLETSYTCTILPRLLVSLLTAMLPLSCSSTQVLQLVAFIDAAIVTLIPCVMTLASYVCIIATILRIPSSTGRKKAFSTCSSHLMVVTLYYGIVFAVYVVPIVNTPNESQKVFSVFCTVLTPMINPIIYCLRNKEVNEALRKAIRKLLALTFCDSKEICSSTQILQLVAITDAAIMTLVPCAMSLASYVCIIATILRIPSTTGKQKAFSTCSSHLMVVTLYYGIVFAVYVVPIVSTPEVSQKAFSVFCRVLTPMINPIIYCLRNKEVNESLRKAIRKLVAVRHRNRIGKHKF, encoded by the exons ATGGAGAAAGTGGAAGGAAGAAACCAGACACTCATCACAGAATTCATCCTCTTAGGATTTGGGGAGGGCCCAGAACTCCGGCCCTTTCTCTTCTTTGTCTTCCTCATCATCTACTTTGTGACTTTGACCGGGAACCTCCTCATCATGGCACTAGTGGTGGCTGATCAtcacctccacacccccatgtacttcttcctgtgGAACCTGGCCTTCCTGGAGACTTCCTACACCTGCACCATCCTacccaggctgctggtcagtctCCTGACTG CCATGCTACCGCTCTCTTGTAGCAGCACCCAGGTTTTGCAACTGGTGGCATTTATTGATGCTGCCATCGTGACACTTATACCTTGTGTAATGACCCTGGCCTCCTACGTTTGTATCATCGCCAccatcctgagaatcccttccagcaccgggaggaaaaaggccttttccacctgctcctcccacctcatggtGGTGACACTTTACTATGGAATTGTGTTTGCTGTCTATGTGGTTCCAATAGTCAACACTCCCAATGAATCACaaaaggtattttctgtcttctgcACGGTCCTGACTCCCATGATTAACCCCAtcatctactgcctgagaaacaaggaggtcaacGAGGCACTGAGAAAAGCTATTCGTAAGCTGCTTGCT ttaACATTCTGTGATTCAAAAGAAATTTGTAGCAGCACCCAGATTTTGCAACTAGTGGCAATTACTGATGCTGCCATCATGACACTTGTACCTTGTGCAATGAGCCTGGCTTCCTACGTTTGTATCATCGCCAccatcctgagaatcccttccaCCACCGGgaagcaaaaggccttttccacctgctcctcccacctcatggtGGTGACACTTTACTATGGAATCGTTTTTGCTGTCTATGTGGTTCCAATAGTCAGCACTCCTGAAGTATCGCAGAAAGCATTTTCTGTCTTCTGCAGAGTCCTGACTCCCATGATCAATCCCAtcatctactgcctgagaaacaaggaggtcaacGAATCCCTGAGAAAAGCTATTCGTAAACTGGTTGCTGTCAGACACAGGAACAGAATTGGAAAGCACAAATTTTAG